A single window of Haliotis asinina isolate JCU_RB_2024 chromosome 5, JCU_Hal_asi_v2, whole genome shotgun sequence DNA harbors:
- the LOC137285130 gene encoding phosphoinositide 3-kinase adapter protein 1-like isoform X2 — MSKSNDIVVFHVPDAAEWCAYLMGLFRVNKSLRIKSMDLDSLEYENPPEVAKAAKDSYLIVILASPDMLHFMAEKAWFREPFKQLQGKTTVVAVLCYVDSGQFDDAVSDNYSRSSTWKHYVISSDYNENRNMVADMMDIVDKSDAPPPCVPSRSQRRHKKDSKGHADVKLKVIPNRVHGPQDDIVIAFKEEKRGTIQVSFTDLKTKYDTKALNPYTVKLKAPDLAPGNYILHVFQDAKEICKVPFYYTAPQESAFHSVEYLSQALQCETRAALDRKLVDALEKSIPEDDSLEFLFEKLKTNLAAGVTKSKSQYPTMLHFAAANGLTEFCSCLLDVPGSLIAFQVENCDGRDPADLADVYNHPELAQYIRDFMETAYLADACDLYTHMAAGYKNTSSGVETESYYMDMQGRGPSIPEEPEDPYSFALPPDLGTAPPPPLQPRASKLPPVPNKPRRQSADAACAPASRPRSPAASNLTRVKSERAPRQPRISDDSEAKSKTLHAGLTPSVFMGIVEDEQTLPRVAMGSTSQNELLEIMDGVKEGNFNPHEALMLFKAWQQRNGEGQSRSFKERQNTLRQMREEYNTVITTVTTTADQISKKTSKPGFFARLISKRQKPPKHVLQISDPIATRSVRGGNHDSSSLRISNLSTTSSSSSSSRDSAASFANDHMSSSDESDSEQRHDVVYRRQTSSTRSLKQAKRESHRMEFLAQTDNMEAPPIPPRTYTRTNMARPVPQPRPPR; from the exons ATGTCCAAATCGAATGACATAGTAGTGTTCCACGTTCCGGATGCAGCTGAGTGGTGTGCATACCTGATGGGGCTGTTTAGAGTGAATAAAAGCCTCAGAATCAAATCAATGGACTTGGATTCACTGGAGTATGAAAATCCTCCCGAGGTAGCTAAGGCGGCCAAAGACTCCTATCTCATCGTCATTTTGGCATCTCCTGACATGCTTCACTTTATGGCCGAGAAGGCCTGGTTCAGGGAGCCGTTCAAACAGTTGCAGGGCAAAACCACAGTGGTAGCAGTGTTGTGTTATGTGGACAGCGGACAGTTTGATGATGCTGTCTCTGACAATTATTCAAGGTCGTCGACATGGAAGCATTATGTGATAAGCAGTGATTACAATGAAAACAGGAACATGGTGGCTGACATGATGGACATTGTTGACAAGAGTGACGCACCGCCTCCATGTGTCCCTTCCAGATCACAGCGGAGACACAAGAAGGATTCCAAGGGCCATGCTGATGTGAAGCTGAAAGTGATCCCCAATCGTGTCCATGGG CCACAAGATGACATTGTGATCGCCTTCAAGGAAGAGAAAAGGGGAACTATTCAAGTCAGTTTCACTGATCTTAAAACCAAATACGACACCAAGGCACTGAATCCGTATACAGTCAAGTTAAAAGCaccag ATCTTGCACCCGGGAACTACATCCTTCATGTTTTTCAAGATGCCAAAGAAATTTGTAAGGTACCATTTTATTACACGGCACCGCAGGAAAGCGCGTTCCACTCAGTGGAGTATCTGTCTCAGGCTCTGCAATGTGAAACTAGGGCAGCGTTGGACCGGAAGCTGGTGGatgctctggaaaagagcaTTCCAGAGGACGATAGTCTGGAATTCTTGTTTGAAAAACTGAAGACCAACCTTGCTGCGG GAGTCACGAAGAGCAAGAGCCAGTACCCAACCATGCTGCATTTCGCAGCAGCAAACGGTCTGACGGAGTTTTGTTCCTGCCTGCTGGATGTTCCGGGATCCCTGATAGCCTTCCAGGTGGAGAACTGCGATGGCCGAGATCCAGCTGACCTCGCAGATGTCTACAATCATCCGGAACTGGCTCAGTATATACGAGATTTCATG GAGACGGCCTACCTCGCCGACGCGTGTGATCTCTACACCCATATGGCGGCAGGGTATAAAAACACGAGCTCCGGGGTTGAGACTGAAA GTTACTACATGGATATGCAGGGTCGGGGCCCTTCCATTCCTGAAGAACCGGAGGACCCATATTCCTTTGCCCTACCCCCCGACCTCGGCACTGCCCCACCTCCCCCTCTACAGCCCCGGGCATCCAAACTACCCCCAGTACCCAACAAGCCGAGACGACAGTCTGCAGATG CGGCGTGTGCCCCAGCATCAAGGCCCCGGTCCCCGGCCGCTTCCAATTTGACGAGAGTGAAATCTGAACGAGCTCCAAGACAACCACGTATTTCTGATGATTCTGAGGCCAAGTCCAAGACACTGCATGCGGGATTAACACCCTCTGTTTTTATGGGTATAGTAGAGGACGAAC AAACCCTACCACGAGTTGCAATGGGTTCCACGAGTCAAAATGAACTACTAGAGATAATGGACGGCGTGAAAGAAGGAAACTTTAATCCCCACGAAGCCCTCATGCTGTTCAAAGCCTGGCAACAAAGGAACGGGGAAGGACAGTCAAGGTCCTTCAAAGAAAGACAG AACACCCTGCGGCAGATGCGAGAAGAGTACAACACTGTcattacgacagtcacaacaacGGCGGACCAGATATCTAAGAAGACCAGTAAACCCGGATTCTTTGCCAGACTTATCAGCAAGCGCCAGAAGCCTCCCAAACATGTCCTCCAGATATCT GATCCTATAGCCACTAGGTCGGTCCGAGGTGGAAACCACGATTCGTCCAGTCTTAGAATCAGCAACCTTAGCACTACGA GTTCATCCAGTTCTTCGTCCAGAGATAGCGCCGCCAGCTTTGCCAATGACCATATGAGCAGCAGTGACGAGAGTGAT TCTGAACAAAGACACGATGTAGTATATCGGAGACAAACCAGCTCAACGAGGTCTCTTAAACAAGCCAAG CGTGAATCGCACCGGATGGAGTTTCTGGCCCAGACGGACAACATGGAGGCGCCCCCCATACCGCCTCGCACCTACACCCGCACCAACATGGCACGCCCAGTCCCCCAGCCACGCCCACCCAGATGA
- the LOC137285130 gene encoding phosphoinositide 3-kinase adapter protein 1-like isoform X4, translating into MSKSNDIVVFHVPDAAEWCAYLMGLFRVNKSLRIKSMDLDSLEYENPPEVAKAAKDSYLIVILASPDMLHFMAEKAWFREPFKQLQGKTTVVAVLCYVDSGQFDDAVSDNYSRSSTWKHYVISSDYNENRNMVADMMDIVDKSDAPPPCVPSRSQRRHKKDSKGHADVKLKVIPNRVHGPQDDIVIAFKEEKRGTIQVSFTDLKTKYDTKALNPYTVKLKAPDLAPGNYILHVFQDAKEICKVPFYYTAPQESAFHSVEYLSQALQCETRAALDRKLVDALEKSIPEDDSLEFLFEKLKTNLAAGVTKSKSQYPTMLHFAAANGLTEFCSCLLDVPGSLIAFQVENCDGRDPADLADVYNHPELAQYIRDFMETAYLADACDLYTHMAAGYKNTSSGVETESYYMDMQGRGPSIPEEPEDPYSFALPPDLGTAPPPPLQPRASKLPPVPNKPRRQSADAACAPASRPRSPAASNLTRVKSERAPRQPRISDDSEAKSKTLHAGLTPSVFMGIVEDEQTLPRVAMGSTSQNELLEIMDGVKEGNFNPHEALMLFKAWQQRNGEGQSRSFKERQNTLRQMREEYNTVITTVTTTADQISKKTSKPGFFARLISKRQKPPKHVLQISDPIATRSVRGGNHDSSSLRISNLSTTSSSSSSSRDSAASFANDHMSSSDESDRESHRMEFLAQTDNMEAPPIPPRTYTRTNMARPVPQPRPPR; encoded by the exons ATGTCCAAATCGAATGACATAGTAGTGTTCCACGTTCCGGATGCAGCTGAGTGGTGTGCATACCTGATGGGGCTGTTTAGAGTGAATAAAAGCCTCAGAATCAAATCAATGGACTTGGATTCACTGGAGTATGAAAATCCTCCCGAGGTAGCTAAGGCGGCCAAAGACTCCTATCTCATCGTCATTTTGGCATCTCCTGACATGCTTCACTTTATGGCCGAGAAGGCCTGGTTCAGGGAGCCGTTCAAACAGTTGCAGGGCAAAACCACAGTGGTAGCAGTGTTGTGTTATGTGGACAGCGGACAGTTTGATGATGCTGTCTCTGACAATTATTCAAGGTCGTCGACATGGAAGCATTATGTGATAAGCAGTGATTACAATGAAAACAGGAACATGGTGGCTGACATGATGGACATTGTTGACAAGAGTGACGCACCGCCTCCATGTGTCCCTTCCAGATCACAGCGGAGACACAAGAAGGATTCCAAGGGCCATGCTGATGTGAAGCTGAAAGTGATCCCCAATCGTGTCCATGGG CCACAAGATGACATTGTGATCGCCTTCAAGGAAGAGAAAAGGGGAACTATTCAAGTCAGTTTCACTGATCTTAAAACCAAATACGACACCAAGGCACTGAATCCGTATACAGTCAAGTTAAAAGCaccag ATCTTGCACCCGGGAACTACATCCTTCATGTTTTTCAAGATGCCAAAGAAATTTGTAAGGTACCATTTTATTACACGGCACCGCAGGAAAGCGCGTTCCACTCAGTGGAGTATCTGTCTCAGGCTCTGCAATGTGAAACTAGGGCAGCGTTGGACCGGAAGCTGGTGGatgctctggaaaagagcaTTCCAGAGGACGATAGTCTGGAATTCTTGTTTGAAAAACTGAAGACCAACCTTGCTGCGG GAGTCACGAAGAGCAAGAGCCAGTACCCAACCATGCTGCATTTCGCAGCAGCAAACGGTCTGACGGAGTTTTGTTCCTGCCTGCTGGATGTTCCGGGATCCCTGATAGCCTTCCAGGTGGAGAACTGCGATGGCCGAGATCCAGCTGACCTCGCAGATGTCTACAATCATCCGGAACTGGCTCAGTATATACGAGATTTCATG GAGACGGCCTACCTCGCCGACGCGTGTGATCTCTACACCCATATGGCGGCAGGGTATAAAAACACGAGCTCCGGGGTTGAGACTGAAA GTTACTACATGGATATGCAGGGTCGGGGCCCTTCCATTCCTGAAGAACCGGAGGACCCATATTCCTTTGCCCTACCCCCCGACCTCGGCACTGCCCCACCTCCCCCTCTACAGCCCCGGGCATCCAAACTACCCCCAGTACCCAACAAGCCGAGACGACAGTCTGCAGATG CGGCGTGTGCCCCAGCATCAAGGCCCCGGTCCCCGGCCGCTTCCAATTTGACGAGAGTGAAATCTGAACGAGCTCCAAGACAACCACGTATTTCTGATGATTCTGAGGCCAAGTCCAAGACACTGCATGCGGGATTAACACCCTCTGTTTTTATGGGTATAGTAGAGGACGAAC AAACCCTACCACGAGTTGCAATGGGTTCCACGAGTCAAAATGAACTACTAGAGATAATGGACGGCGTGAAAGAAGGAAACTTTAATCCCCACGAAGCCCTCATGCTGTTCAAAGCCTGGCAACAAAGGAACGGGGAAGGACAGTCAAGGTCCTTCAAAGAAAGACAG AACACCCTGCGGCAGATGCGAGAAGAGTACAACACTGTcattacgacagtcacaacaacGGCGGACCAGATATCTAAGAAGACCAGTAAACCCGGATTCTTTGCCAGACTTATCAGCAAGCGCCAGAAGCCTCCCAAACATGTCCTCCAGATATCT GATCCTATAGCCACTAGGTCGGTCCGAGGTGGAAACCACGATTCGTCCAGTCTTAGAATCAGCAACCTTAGCACTACGA GTTCATCCAGTTCTTCGTCCAGAGATAGCGCCGCCAGCTTTGCCAATGACCATATGAGCAGCAGTGACGAGAGTGAT CGTGAATCGCACCGGATGGAGTTTCTGGCCCAGACGGACAACATGGAGGCGCCCCCCATACCGCCTCGCACCTACACCCGCACCAACATGGCACGCCCAGTCCCCCAGCCACGCCCACCCAGATGA
- the LOC137285130 gene encoding phosphoinositide 3-kinase adapter protein 1-like isoform X3 → MSKSNDIVVFHVPDAAEWCAYLMGLFRVNKSLRIKSMDLDSLEYENPPEVAKAAKDSYLIVILASPDMLHFMAEKAWFREPFKQLQGKTTVVAVLCYVDSGQFDDAVSDNYSRSSTWKHYVISSDYNENRNMVADMMDIVDKSDAPPPCVPSRSQRRHKKDSKGHADVKLKVIPNRVHGPQDDIVIAFKEEKRGTIQVSFTDLKTKYDTKALNPYTVKLKAPDLAPGNYILHVFQDAKEICKVPFYYTAPQESAFHSVEYLSQALQCETRAALDRKLVDALEKSIPEDDSLEFLFEKLKTNLAAGVTKSKSQYPTMLHFAAANGLTEFCSCLLDVPGSLIAFQVENCDGRDPADLADVYNHPELAQYIRDFMETAYLADACDLYTHMAAGYKNTSSGVETESYYMDMQGRGPSIPEEPEDPYSFALPPDLGTAPPPPLQPRASKLPPVPNKPRRQSADVKQTTNLSSTVVAANTGRAACAPASRPRSPAASNLTRVKSERAPRQPRISDDSEAKSKTLHAGLTPSVFMGIVEDEQTLPRVAMGSTSQNELLEIMDGVKEGNFNPHEALMLFKAWQQRNGEGQSRSFKERQNTLRQMREEYNTVITTVTTTADQISKKTSKPGFFARLISKRQKPPKHVLQISDPIATRSVRGGNHDSSSLRISNLSTTSSSSSSSRDSAASFANDHMSSSDESDRESHRMEFLAQTDNMEAPPIPPRTYTRTNMARPVPQPRPPR, encoded by the exons ATGTCCAAATCGAATGACATAGTAGTGTTCCACGTTCCGGATGCAGCTGAGTGGTGTGCATACCTGATGGGGCTGTTTAGAGTGAATAAAAGCCTCAGAATCAAATCAATGGACTTGGATTCACTGGAGTATGAAAATCCTCCCGAGGTAGCTAAGGCGGCCAAAGACTCCTATCTCATCGTCATTTTGGCATCTCCTGACATGCTTCACTTTATGGCCGAGAAGGCCTGGTTCAGGGAGCCGTTCAAACAGTTGCAGGGCAAAACCACAGTGGTAGCAGTGTTGTGTTATGTGGACAGCGGACAGTTTGATGATGCTGTCTCTGACAATTATTCAAGGTCGTCGACATGGAAGCATTATGTGATAAGCAGTGATTACAATGAAAACAGGAACATGGTGGCTGACATGATGGACATTGTTGACAAGAGTGACGCACCGCCTCCATGTGTCCCTTCCAGATCACAGCGGAGACACAAGAAGGATTCCAAGGGCCATGCTGATGTGAAGCTGAAAGTGATCCCCAATCGTGTCCATGGG CCACAAGATGACATTGTGATCGCCTTCAAGGAAGAGAAAAGGGGAACTATTCAAGTCAGTTTCACTGATCTTAAAACCAAATACGACACCAAGGCACTGAATCCGTATACAGTCAAGTTAAAAGCaccag ATCTTGCACCCGGGAACTACATCCTTCATGTTTTTCAAGATGCCAAAGAAATTTGTAAGGTACCATTTTATTACACGGCACCGCAGGAAAGCGCGTTCCACTCAGTGGAGTATCTGTCTCAGGCTCTGCAATGTGAAACTAGGGCAGCGTTGGACCGGAAGCTGGTGGatgctctggaaaagagcaTTCCAGAGGACGATAGTCTGGAATTCTTGTTTGAAAAACTGAAGACCAACCTTGCTGCGG GAGTCACGAAGAGCAAGAGCCAGTACCCAACCATGCTGCATTTCGCAGCAGCAAACGGTCTGACGGAGTTTTGTTCCTGCCTGCTGGATGTTCCGGGATCCCTGATAGCCTTCCAGGTGGAGAACTGCGATGGCCGAGATCCAGCTGACCTCGCAGATGTCTACAATCATCCGGAACTGGCTCAGTATATACGAGATTTCATG GAGACGGCCTACCTCGCCGACGCGTGTGATCTCTACACCCATATGGCGGCAGGGTATAAAAACACGAGCTCCGGGGTTGAGACTGAAA GTTACTACATGGATATGCAGGGTCGGGGCCCTTCCATTCCTGAAGAACCGGAGGACCCATATTCCTTTGCCCTACCCCCCGACCTCGGCACTGCCCCACCTCCCCCTCTACAGCCCCGGGCATCCAAACTACCCCCAGTACCCAACAAGCCGAGACGACAGTCTGCAGATG TAAAACAGACGACAAATCTAAGTTCGACTGTTGTTGCAGCTAACACAGGTCGTG CGGCGTGTGCCCCAGCATCAAGGCCCCGGTCCCCGGCCGCTTCCAATTTGACGAGAGTGAAATCTGAACGAGCTCCAAGACAACCACGTATTTCTGATGATTCTGAGGCCAAGTCCAAGACACTGCATGCGGGATTAACACCCTCTGTTTTTATGGGTATAGTAGAGGACGAAC AAACCCTACCACGAGTTGCAATGGGTTCCACGAGTCAAAATGAACTACTAGAGATAATGGACGGCGTGAAAGAAGGAAACTTTAATCCCCACGAAGCCCTCATGCTGTTCAAAGCCTGGCAACAAAGGAACGGGGAAGGACAGTCAAGGTCCTTCAAAGAAAGACAG AACACCCTGCGGCAGATGCGAGAAGAGTACAACACTGTcattacgacagtcacaacaacGGCGGACCAGATATCTAAGAAGACCAGTAAACCCGGATTCTTTGCCAGACTTATCAGCAAGCGCCAGAAGCCTCCCAAACATGTCCTCCAGATATCT GATCCTATAGCCACTAGGTCGGTCCGAGGTGGAAACCACGATTCGTCCAGTCTTAGAATCAGCAACCTTAGCACTACGA GTTCATCCAGTTCTTCGTCCAGAGATAGCGCCGCCAGCTTTGCCAATGACCATATGAGCAGCAGTGACGAGAGTGAT CGTGAATCGCACCGGATGGAGTTTCTGGCCCAGACGGACAACATGGAGGCGCCCCCCATACCGCCTCGCACCTACACCCGCACCAACATGGCACGCCCAGTCCCCCAGCCACGCCCACCCAGATGA
- the LOC137285130 gene encoding phosphoinositide 3-kinase adapter protein 1-like isoform X1: MSKSNDIVVFHVPDAAEWCAYLMGLFRVNKSLRIKSMDLDSLEYENPPEVAKAAKDSYLIVILASPDMLHFMAEKAWFREPFKQLQGKTTVVAVLCYVDSGQFDDAVSDNYSRSSTWKHYVISSDYNENRNMVADMMDIVDKSDAPPPCVPSRSQRRHKKDSKGHADVKLKVIPNRVHGPQDDIVIAFKEEKRGTIQVSFTDLKTKYDTKALNPYTVKLKAPDLAPGNYILHVFQDAKEICKVPFYYTAPQESAFHSVEYLSQALQCETRAALDRKLVDALEKSIPEDDSLEFLFEKLKTNLAAGVTKSKSQYPTMLHFAAANGLTEFCSCLLDVPGSLIAFQVENCDGRDPADLADVYNHPELAQYIRDFMETAYLADACDLYTHMAAGYKNTSSGVETESYYMDMQGRGPSIPEEPEDPYSFALPPDLGTAPPPPLQPRASKLPPVPNKPRRQSADVKQTTNLSSTVVAANTGRAACAPASRPRSPAASNLTRVKSERAPRQPRISDDSEAKSKTLHAGLTPSVFMGIVEDEQTLPRVAMGSTSQNELLEIMDGVKEGNFNPHEALMLFKAWQQRNGEGQSRSFKERQNTLRQMREEYNTVITTVTTTADQISKKTSKPGFFARLISKRQKPPKHVLQISDPIATRSVRGGNHDSSSLRISNLSTTSSSSSSSRDSAASFANDHMSSSDESDSEQRHDVVYRRQTSSTRSLKQAKRESHRMEFLAQTDNMEAPPIPPRTYTRTNMARPVPQPRPPR, from the exons ATGTCCAAATCGAATGACATAGTAGTGTTCCACGTTCCGGATGCAGCTGAGTGGTGTGCATACCTGATGGGGCTGTTTAGAGTGAATAAAAGCCTCAGAATCAAATCAATGGACTTGGATTCACTGGAGTATGAAAATCCTCCCGAGGTAGCTAAGGCGGCCAAAGACTCCTATCTCATCGTCATTTTGGCATCTCCTGACATGCTTCACTTTATGGCCGAGAAGGCCTGGTTCAGGGAGCCGTTCAAACAGTTGCAGGGCAAAACCACAGTGGTAGCAGTGTTGTGTTATGTGGACAGCGGACAGTTTGATGATGCTGTCTCTGACAATTATTCAAGGTCGTCGACATGGAAGCATTATGTGATAAGCAGTGATTACAATGAAAACAGGAACATGGTGGCTGACATGATGGACATTGTTGACAAGAGTGACGCACCGCCTCCATGTGTCCCTTCCAGATCACAGCGGAGACACAAGAAGGATTCCAAGGGCCATGCTGATGTGAAGCTGAAAGTGATCCCCAATCGTGTCCATGGG CCACAAGATGACATTGTGATCGCCTTCAAGGAAGAGAAAAGGGGAACTATTCAAGTCAGTTTCACTGATCTTAAAACCAAATACGACACCAAGGCACTGAATCCGTATACAGTCAAGTTAAAAGCaccag ATCTTGCACCCGGGAACTACATCCTTCATGTTTTTCAAGATGCCAAAGAAATTTGTAAGGTACCATTTTATTACACGGCACCGCAGGAAAGCGCGTTCCACTCAGTGGAGTATCTGTCTCAGGCTCTGCAATGTGAAACTAGGGCAGCGTTGGACCGGAAGCTGGTGGatgctctggaaaagagcaTTCCAGAGGACGATAGTCTGGAATTCTTGTTTGAAAAACTGAAGACCAACCTTGCTGCGG GAGTCACGAAGAGCAAGAGCCAGTACCCAACCATGCTGCATTTCGCAGCAGCAAACGGTCTGACGGAGTTTTGTTCCTGCCTGCTGGATGTTCCGGGATCCCTGATAGCCTTCCAGGTGGAGAACTGCGATGGCCGAGATCCAGCTGACCTCGCAGATGTCTACAATCATCCGGAACTGGCTCAGTATATACGAGATTTCATG GAGACGGCCTACCTCGCCGACGCGTGTGATCTCTACACCCATATGGCGGCAGGGTATAAAAACACGAGCTCCGGGGTTGAGACTGAAA GTTACTACATGGATATGCAGGGTCGGGGCCCTTCCATTCCTGAAGAACCGGAGGACCCATATTCCTTTGCCCTACCCCCCGACCTCGGCACTGCCCCACCTCCCCCTCTACAGCCCCGGGCATCCAAACTACCCCCAGTACCCAACAAGCCGAGACGACAGTCTGCAGATG TAAAACAGACGACAAATCTAAGTTCGACTGTTGTTGCAGCTAACACAGGTCGTG CGGCGTGTGCCCCAGCATCAAGGCCCCGGTCCCCGGCCGCTTCCAATTTGACGAGAGTGAAATCTGAACGAGCTCCAAGACAACCACGTATTTCTGATGATTCTGAGGCCAAGTCCAAGACACTGCATGCGGGATTAACACCCTCTGTTTTTATGGGTATAGTAGAGGACGAAC AAACCCTACCACGAGTTGCAATGGGTTCCACGAGTCAAAATGAACTACTAGAGATAATGGACGGCGTGAAAGAAGGAAACTTTAATCCCCACGAAGCCCTCATGCTGTTCAAAGCCTGGCAACAAAGGAACGGGGAAGGACAGTCAAGGTCCTTCAAAGAAAGACAG AACACCCTGCGGCAGATGCGAGAAGAGTACAACACTGTcattacgacagtcacaacaacGGCGGACCAGATATCTAAGAAGACCAGTAAACCCGGATTCTTTGCCAGACTTATCAGCAAGCGCCAGAAGCCTCCCAAACATGTCCTCCAGATATCT GATCCTATAGCCACTAGGTCGGTCCGAGGTGGAAACCACGATTCGTCCAGTCTTAGAATCAGCAACCTTAGCACTACGA GTTCATCCAGTTCTTCGTCCAGAGATAGCGCCGCCAGCTTTGCCAATGACCATATGAGCAGCAGTGACGAGAGTGAT TCTGAACAAAGACACGATGTAGTATATCGGAGACAAACCAGCTCAACGAGGTCTCTTAAACAAGCCAAG CGTGAATCGCACCGGATGGAGTTTCTGGCCCAGACGGACAACATGGAGGCGCCCCCCATACCGCCTCGCACCTACACCCGCACCAACATGGCACGCCCAGTCCCCCAGCCACGCCCACCCAGATGA